In Methanococcus voltae, the sequence TGATTTTTCTTCACCCAAATATTTATATACAGTTATTGCGTGTCTAAAATATTCTTCTTCAGGCGGTAAATCTCCTAAAAACATTCCTTTACAATTTTCAAGGAACCAAGGGTCGTAAGTTAATTTTAATTCTGCAGAATTTTTCTTGTTTCTTTTACTTCCAGTTGGCTTTTTTCCCATAAGCTGGATAGAATAAGGTCTTAATCTACAGATTATAGGTCTTACTTTGTAAATTTTACATTTTCTATCTTCGCCTAAAAAGATACATTTTGTTTTTGAAGTTTTTAAAACACCAGTTTTTCCATTGAAACTTTTTAAATATTTTGAAACTACTTCCTCAAATGGAATTTTTAAAAAACCTGAAATATTTGCGATATCTTTTTTAGTCACGGAAGGGCTATCGCAACAACCTCCACAAAATCTACAAGACCAAGATATGCCTTCTGTTTTATAATTTGAATTTGAATTATCCATGTTTCCACATCCTTATATGTAATTATATATTTACTAATGTCATTTTAATATTTATAATCTTTTGAAATTTTGAAATTTTGAAAATATGATACAGAATATAATCCATTTAAAAAAGTAATATTTTAAAAATAAGTTTAAAAGATTATGTTAAAAAATCAAAATTGGAATTAATATTAAAAAGTAGTAAATGTATTAAATATATTAAATTTCAAATACTAAAGGTATTAATTCGTCAAGTGTTTTGACAGGTATTACTTCGATACCTTCTACATTAATTACGTCTTTGTAATTAGAGAATGGTACAATTACTCTTTTGAATTGGTATTCCCTTGCAGCCCCTATTTTTTCATTTACGCCACCAATGGCTAACATATCACCATTCAAGTCCAAACTTCCAGTTATACAGAAATCTTGCTTTATAGGTATGTTCATTAATGATGAAATGATGCTTAAACACACTGCAGCAGTTGCAGAGTCCCCATCTATTTTTGAGTAAGATTGGCTAAATTGTATGTATATCTCTTTTTCAGATAAATCTGTTTCACCATCTTTTCCTTTCAATGGTAAAGTACCGTCTGAAACTAATTTTTTAGATAGAGCTGATGCTAAAGTTATGCTGTGCTTTGCAATATCTCCAGTTATGTTAAGAAGGCTTGTTTTAGGGTTTTTAGCATTTAATACTTTTGTAATAATCCTTGTAACGTCGCCCAATCCTTCACCACCGAGAACTGCTAAACCGTGGATTACACCAACCGTAGGCTCTCCATTAGGGTGTATATTTTTGTATTCCTTAAAGTTTTCAAGATA encodes:
- a CDS encoding YkgJ family cysteine cluster protein: MDNSNSNYKTEGISWSCRFCGGCCDSPSVTKKDIANISGFLKIPFEEVVSKYLKSFNGKTGVLKTSKTKCIFLGEDRKCKIYKVRPIICRLRPYSIQLMGKKPTGSKRNKKNSAELKLTYDPWFLENCKGMFLGDLPPEEEYFRHAITVYKYLGEEKSTPEELFEKAKKRLSNK